A portion of the Armatimonadota bacterium genome contains these proteins:
- a CDS encoding macro domain-containing protein has translation MAEADITTLAVDAIVNAANTHLWMGGGVAGAIKRQGGEEIEREAVRQGPIPVGEAIVTGAGRLPARAVIHAATMGPDLVTDERAIRAATRNALVRAAERRFGTIALPALGTGVGGFPLERAAAIMLEEIVTHIRGGTSLREIVLAVRGEQARQAFSGALRQVAPEEEL, from the coding sequence GTGGCCGAGGCGGACATTACCACCCTGGCCGTGGACGCCATCGTCAATGCGGCCAACACCCACCTGTGGATGGGAGGCGGCGTGGCGGGGGCGATCAAGCGCCAGGGCGGCGAGGAGATAGAGCGGGAGGCGGTGCGCCAGGGGCCCATCCCCGTGGGGGAAGCGATAGTGACGGGCGCCGGTCGCCTGCCAGCGCGGGCGGTCATCCACGCAGCCACCATGGGGCCGGATCTGGTCACCGATGAGCGGGCCATCCGGGCGGCCACGCGCAACGCTCTGGTCCGGGCGGCAGAGCGGCGGTTTGGCACCATCGCCCTGCCGGCCCTGGGGACGGGCGTGGGAGGATTCCCCCTGGAGCGGGCCGCGGCCATCATGCTGGAGGAGATCGTGACCCACATCCGCGGCGGGACATCCCTGCGGGAGATCGTGCTGGCGGTGCGCGGCGAGCAGGCACGCCAGGCCTTCAGCGGGGCGCTGCGGCAGGTGGCGCCGGAAGAGGAGCTGTGA